The DNA region GTATTGGCAATGGCAACAAGGCCGGCCTTTTCGGCCAAAAATAGAGCATGTGCATTGTTTTGGTAATTCACTTTACAGAAGAATCGCTCTGTTTCTGAATACAAAAAGTAAGCCTCCGAAATATCACCGCCGGAAACCGATTGAGTTGTTTCAATCTTGATACAAAGTAAGTATTCAATATGTTTCTTCAGGTTACTATCCATATAACCAATATAGCCATAATGGCCGAAAATAACGGGGTGCCAATTACTCTAATATTTTTGCTACTTTAGAAGGATCAACCAACGTATTACCGAAAATGTCTCAACTAGCCGAAAATGTCTCGAAACGTCTTTTTTCTTTGGATGTTTTCAGAGGTCTTACCATGTTTTTACTCATTGCCGAAGCCGCAGGCTTTCATCATAATTTTTCGGAATTGACGGAAGGAACTATGTTCTCCGGTCTTGCACATCAGTTACATCATCACCCGTGGAACGGACTCTGGTTTTGGGATTTGATTCAGCCCTTCTTTATGTTCATTGTTGGTGTAGCAATGCCTTTTTCTTTACGAAAGCGTTTAGCTTCGGGAGACAGAAAAGGAGTCACCAAACATATTTTACGCAGATGCTTTTTATTGTTCGCGTTTGGTGTATTGTTGCATTGTGTTTATAGTCACGCACTAGTTTGGGAGCTTTGGAACGTACTGGTACAATTAGCTTTTACTATTCTCATAGCCTATGCAATTATGAATTTACCGAATAAAATACAAATCGGTATATCATTAGGTTTGCTTGTGCTTACGGAGATATTGTATCTTGCATACAATCCGGAAGCACCTTATGCACAAGGTCACGAAAGTTTCGGTTCGTATATAGATATGTTGGTCATGGGGCAGGTAAATGATGGGTATTGGGTCTTTGTAAACTTTATTCCAACAGCGGCCCATACCATTTGGGGTGTTGTCTGTGGACGGATTTTACTATCTCATATAGCGGTAAAAGAAAAACTTAAACCTTTTCTAATTTATGGGACTGTTTTACTTGTACTGGGTATTGTTATGGATTTTGCAGGAATCACACCTATAATAAAACGTATTGCAACCAGCTCCTTTACTTTGGCCTCTGGCGGATTGGCTATTTTGACGCTGACGCTTTTCTATTGGGCAATTGACGTAAAAGGAAACCACAAAAATTGGTTGAAGATTTTTTCCGTTGTTGGTACCAATTCTATTTTTATTTATCTGTTTGCTGAGACTGTAGGAGTACAATGGTTTAGGGGTTTTGGCCAAATTTGGACCGAAGGACTTTTGTCTCCACTTGGTATTCCGGAAAAACTAATTATGGTTATTAACGCTTTGTTCGTACTTTTCATCTTTTGGTATATCACTTACTTTTTAGATAAACACAAAGTGTATTTCAAAGTTTAAAATATCATACTCAATCATATTTCTCTCAACACGCATACTATGAAATTCTCAAAAATTGTCCTTTTTATTTCTTCCATCGCCCTTGTGGCTTGTAATTCAACTAAAACTACGGTTGCTGAATCCGGTTGGGAGGATATGTTCAATGGCAAAAACTTAGACGGATGGACCACAAAAATTCATCATTACGAAACCGGAGATAATTTTGGGGATACCTTCCGTGCTGAAGATGGTATGATCAAAGTGCGTTATGATCAATATGAAGGCGATTTCAACGACAGATTTGGACATTTATATTTTGATAAGCCGTACTCTAGTTTCCATTTGTCCATGGAATACAGATTTGTGGGAGATCTGCATCCTGGTGCACCGGTTTTTACGGAAATGAACAGTGGTGTCATGTACCATTCTCAAGACCCAAGAACCATGTTGAAAGAGCAGAACTGGCCCATTTCCGTAGAAATGCAGTTTCTTGGCGGAATAAAAGAAGGCGAAGCTAGGCCTACAGGTAATATGTGCTCCCCAGGAACTGAAATTGAATATGAGGGCAAGATATACCCAAGCCATTGTTTACGATCTTCTTCCAAAACCTATTATGGCGACCAATGGGTAAAAGCCGAATTGATTGTTAGAGGAGATTCTTTGGTAACGCAAATTATTAATGGGGAAGTGGTTTTGGAATACACTAAACCCCAAGTAGGCGGAGGCACCGTTGTTGGTTATGATCCCAAACAAAAAGAAGATGGCAAACTGTTGAAAGAAGGTATGATCGCTTTACAGAGCGAAGGGCAGCCTATCGACTTTAGAAATGTGAAAGTCAAAAATTTAGAACCTTAAGAAACCTCTATTTTTCGTAGAGTTCAAGAGGAAGGTCATCTGGGTCCGCAAAGAAAGTAAATTTACGGCCCGTGAATTCATCGGTTCTGATGGGTTCAACATCCACACCTTTTTTAATAAGTCTTTCTCTTTCTTCTGAAACATTATCCACTTCAAAGGCTAAATGGCGCAGACCTTGAGCTTCTGGCCGTGAAGGACGTTGCGGTGGATTAGGAAACGAAAAAAGCTCTATGATATATTCTCCGTTAAGAGCAAGATCTAATTTATATGAATCTCGTTCTTTTCTGAACACTTCATTCAATATCTCCAAGCCCAGAATTTCAACATAAAAGTGCTTGGACTTTTGATAGTCTGAGCAAATAATGGCAATATGATGAATTTTATTGAAGGCCATAATTAAAGTGAAAACTCTTATTTTAGAATACTCCAGTATTTGTTTTCGTTGCCCAAAAGTTCGGTAGCCGCTAAAATGGCATCATCATTTTTAAGATAGTAGTCATAAAGACCTTCGCGATAGAAATAGCGCTTTACGATTTCATCTTCTAGTTTACTTTTTATTTCTCTTTGGTAATCGTCCAAAGCGGCAATTTTACTCTTTTCAATATCCAACAGTAAGGTTCTGAAGTCATTTTCTATGGCATCATTAAAAATCACTTCCTCACGGTCTGTCATAGCCGCCTTAAGTGTCTTTTCTGTTTTTGTCTCGTATGAGAAATCACTTTTTGAAACAAAGGTCTTAAACTCTTTATAATCGTTATCAGAGAATTTAAAGTTAGAAACATCTTGTACCTGATGGTTATAAAAGTAGTTTGTAGCGTAATCAAAAATCACGTTATTGTTCAAAAGGGCAGTGGTAAGTTCGTTCGCTTTTGCCGAGGCTACCTCAATATCTGGCAACACACCGCCACCATCTTGAACTTTTCTACCGTTTCGTGTTTTAAAGTCCTTAAAAGCGGTCTTTTGCACTGCATTTCCATCTTCATCCCGGTTCCAGTAGTCCAAGGACTGAATACACCTTCCAGAAGGGGTGTAATAGCGACTTATGGTTACTTTTAGTTGCGTACCATAAGTAAGCTTTAAAGGTCGCTGTACAAGCCCTTTCCCGAAGCTACGCGCACCCATTACTACGGCACGGTCTAAATCTTGCAATCCGCCAGAAACAATTTCACTGGCAGATGCACTGCTTCCATTTACTAAAACTACTAATGGAATTTCCATATCCAGCGGTTTGTTTCTAGTCTTGTACTCGGTATTGAATTTTTTTACCTTGGATTTTGTGGTTACGATCAACTCGCCCTTGTCAACAAATAAGTTGGTAACATTTATGGCCTCTGATAGCAAGCCGCCCGGGTTATCCCTTAAATCCAATATAATTTTTTCGGCACCCTTCCCTTTTAAATCTATAAGCGCCTCTTTGGTTTGCGCAGAAGCTTTGGCATTAAACCTAGAAAGAACAATGTAGCCTGTTTTGTCATCGGCCATCTTGTAAAATGGTACCGCATCTACTTCTACGGCAGCACGGGTAATTGTGGCAACTTTGGTTTCACCCTGTCTTTTAAAGGTGACCTCAACAGCAGTATTATTGGCTCCTTTTAAAAGTTCACTGGCATTGTTATCAAAATCGGAAACATTAATGGCGCCAATTTTAATAATTTCATCCCCGGCTTTTAGTCCGGCTTTATCCGCAGGGTAATCCTTGTACGGTTCTACAATCAACAATCGGTCTTTGAAGGAACGTACCAACGCACCAATACCCGAGTACTCCCCGGCATTGTTTATCCGATAGGTTTCTACGTCTTGTTCATTTAGGAACTTAGTGTACGGGTCAAGATCATCCAACATATTTTTTATGGCGGTATCCATAAGTTCTGCCGGGTTGGTCTCATCTACATAATTCATGTTCAATTCCTTGAACAAGGTGGTAAAGATTTCTATCTGCTTGGCAATTTCAAAGAAATCGCTTTTTACAAAACTACTGCCAGCTATTAAAACGACTATAGCAAAAGCTGGAATCAGTATTTTTTCGCCGAGCATTTTTTTCATCTTATTGTATTATTTTATTGGTTTTTTGGCCTTGGACCACACTTAACTTTTTAATTTGATATGCCTGTATTTGAAGTATTTTTTTCTAAAAAACGCTTTATTACCTCTTTCATTGTTTTTTCAACTTTGCTCTGAGAAGGCATGTCTCTACCAAGGTATAAAAATAGAAACGCAAAAGAGCCTTCACTATTGTTAAAAACTAGGTGTTTGTTACATCTATAACTTTCTCGCATTAAGCGTTTAATACGATTTCGTTTTACAGCACTTTTAAAACTCTTTTTTGGGGCAGTAACTCCCGCCTTTATACGTGTATCTTCCGAAAACTCAACAGGAAGGTAAATTAATTTGATAGGGAATAAAGAAACGGACTTCCCTTCGGCAAACAATTGCTCTATAAGCTTTTTGCTTTTTAGCTTTTCTTTTTTCGGGAAAGTGAAGTCGGACATAAACGTTATTTAAAAAATTGCCCCCGCTAAACGGGGGCAATTACAAATCTAATCATTGAATAAAAAAGAATGACTTTTTAATGGTCTATTCCGCTGTATTCTGCCAAACATTATCTTCTTGATTGACATCTGCCATCAACTGTGAAGGGTCTATAACTACCGCTTTAATACGGGCCACAGGTTTGTTAATAGTAAAGCTGTAGTTAGATTGTGCCCATGGCCAATCTTTTAATACCGTTCGGTTTATATCTTCGTAAGGATTCTCTTTTTCGCCTCTCATCATGCGTAAAGGAGCGTAAAAAGTTTCTTTTGTACCATCCTCATAAATTACTAAAATATCTAAGGGCATTGGCATTGCACCGGTACGTACCATGGAAACTTCTGTTTTACCAGCATTGTCCTTAACATCGGTAATACCGTAATCTATAGTATTTGTAGTTTGTGTCCAATCGGTCAAGTACCAATCCAGCTCCATGCCGGAAACCTTCTCAGCGGTACGCTTAATATCATTTGGAATAGGATGCTTGAACTTGAAGTCTTCGTAATATTTGCGAATAGTTTCCATCAACTTATCCTGCCCAATGATATAACCCAACTGCGATAGGAATATAGAACCTTTGCTATAAGCGGCAATACCGTATGCAAAATTAAGATCGTAACGGTCTGCATGGGTAGTTTGCGGTTGTTCTTTACCTGAGTTTACCAAATTAAAATATCCCTTGTACGTGCCTTCAAGTGGATTCTCTTTGTTCTCTTGCATGACCTCGTTCATGGCCAAGGTTGAAATAAAGGTAGTAAAACCTTCATCCATCCACTCGTGCTTAGATTCGTTGGTTGCCAAAATGTGTTGAAACCAAGAATGGGCAAGCTCGTGTGCCGTTACACCTGCAAGGCTTCCGAATTTACGCTTTCCTGTGATTAAAGTGGCCATGGCATACTCCATACCTCCATCTCCACCTTGAATAACTGAATATTGATCATAAGGATATTTACCAATATTTTTGCTGAAGAACTCCATGAACTCCGCAGTCTTAGGCTGAAGTTTTTTCCAATTTTCTATGATTTCCTTGTTGTCCTTGTAAAGGAAGTGTAGCATAGGTCCGTTTTCTACCTGAAGGGTATCATGTAAATATTCAGGATCAGCAGCCCACATAAAATCATGAACCATAGGTGCTTTAAAATGCCATGTAAGCGTCTTGCCTTTTTGTTTTTTTACTTTGCTGCCCGGAGCTTCATAACCATGACCGATTTCCTGAGGGTTTTGAAGATAACCAGAGCCTCCTACGGTATAATCCTTATCAATAGTCAATTTTACATCAAAATCGCCCCATACGCCCTGAAATTCTCGAGCAATATATGGGTCGGCATGCCAACCTTCAAAATCATATTCCGCAAGTTTTGGGTACCATTGGCTCATAGAAAGAGCAACACCTTCGGCACTGTTTCTTCCCGATCGACGTACTTGTACCGGCACTTGACCTTTAAATTCCATTTCAAAAGTTGTCTTTCCTCCGGAAGGAATAGGCTTTGCCAGTTCTACAACTAAAATAGTTCCTTCTTCAACGAAATTCACTTTAGCACCATCCTGCGTAAGCGAGGTAGCATGCAAATAACCGATTTCATTTTCTTTGAGTGCTGCGATACGACTGTTTTTCTGCTCGTCCGTCATCCTTCCGTCTGGATCCGGAATACTCTGTAGGCGCATATCCATTTCACTGCCCGGTTGAAAAGCATTGAAAAACAAATGATAGTATACTCGAGTTAACTCATCTGGAGAATTGTTGGTGTATACCAGCTTCTGAGTACCGGTGT from Zobellia alginiliquefaciens includes:
- a CDS encoding acyltransferase family protein: MSQLAENVSKRLFSLDVFRGLTMFLLIAEAAGFHHNFSELTEGTMFSGLAHQLHHHPWNGLWFWDLIQPFFMFIVGVAMPFSLRKRLASGDRKGVTKHILRRCFLLFAFGVLLHCVYSHALVWELWNVLVQLAFTILIAYAIMNLPNKIQIGISLGLLVLTEILYLAYNPEAPYAQGHESFGSYIDMLVMGQVNDGYWVFVNFIPTAAHTIWGVVCGRILLSHIAVKEKLKPFLIYGTVLLVLGIVMDFAGITPIIKRIATSSFTLASGGLAILTLTLFYWAIDVKGNHKNWLKIFSVVGTNSIFIYLFAETVGVQWFRGFGQIWTEGLLSPLGIPEKLIMVINALFVLFIFWYITYFLDKHKVYFKV
- a CDS encoding 3-keto-disaccharide hydrolase — protein: MKFSKIVLFISSIALVACNSTKTTVAESGWEDMFNGKNLDGWTTKIHHYETGDNFGDTFRAEDGMIKVRYDQYEGDFNDRFGHLYFDKPYSSFHLSMEYRFVGDLHPGAPVFTEMNSGVMYHSQDPRTMLKEQNWPISVEMQFLGGIKEGEARPTGNMCSPGTEIEYEGKIYPSHCLRSSSKTYYGDQWVKAELIVRGDSLVTQIINGEVVLEYTKPQVGGGTVVGYDPKQKEDGKLLKEGMIALQSEGQPIDFRNVKVKNLEP
- the gloA2 gene encoding SMU1112c/YaeR family gloxylase I-like metalloprotein, producing the protein MAFNKIHHIAIICSDYQKSKHFYVEILGLEILNEVFRKERDSYKLDLALNGEYIIELFSFPNPPQRPSRPEAQGLRHLAFEVDNVSEERERLIKKGVDVEPIRTDEFTGRKFTFFADPDDLPLELYEK
- a CDS encoding S41 family peptidase, which encodes MKKMLGEKILIPAFAIVVLIAGSSFVKSDFFEIAKQIEIFTTLFKELNMNYVDETNPAELMDTAIKNMLDDLDPYTKFLNEQDVETYRINNAGEYSGIGALVRSFKDRLLIVEPYKDYPADKAGLKAGDEIIKIGAINVSDFDNNASELLKGANNTAVEVTFKRQGETKVATITRAAVEVDAVPFYKMADDKTGYIVLSRFNAKASAQTKEALIDLKGKGAEKIILDLRDNPGGLLSEAINVTNLFVDKGELIVTTKSKVKKFNTEYKTRNKPLDMEIPLVVLVNGSSASASEIVSGGLQDLDRAVVMGARSFGKGLVQRPLKLTYGTQLKVTISRYYTPSGRCIQSLDYWNRDEDGNAVQKTAFKDFKTRNGRKVQDGGGVLPDIEVASAKANELTTALLNNNVIFDYATNYFYNHQVQDVSNFKFSDNDYKEFKTFVSKSDFSYETKTEKTLKAAMTDREEVIFNDAIENDFRTLLLDIEKSKIAALDDYQREIKSKLEDEIVKRYFYREGLYDYYLKNDDAILAATELLGNENKYWSILK
- the rnpA gene encoding ribonuclease P protein component; translated protein: MSDFTFPKKEKLKSKKLIEQLFAEGKSVSLFPIKLIYLPVEFSEDTRIKAGVTAPKKSFKSAVKRNRIKRLMRESYRCNKHLVFNNSEGSFAFLFLYLGRDMPSQSKVEKTMKEVIKRFLEKNTSNTGISN
- a CDS encoding M1 family metallopeptidase — encoded protein: MKYFIKSIAVVIVLMGQVAVAQNTSYWQQHVDYTMEVDMDVESFQYTGTQKLVYTNNSPDELTRVYYHLFFNAFQPGSEMDMRLQSIPDPDGRMTDEQKNSRIAALKENEIGYLHATSLTQDGAKVNFVEEGTILVVELAKPIPSGGKTTFEMEFKGQVPVQVRRSGRNSAEGVALSMSQWYPKLAEYDFEGWHADPYIAREFQGVWGDFDVKLTIDKDYTVGGSGYLQNPQEIGHGYEAPGSKVKKQKGKTLTWHFKAPMVHDFMWAADPEYLHDTLQVENGPMLHFLYKDNKEIIENWKKLQPKTAEFMEFFSKNIGKYPYDQYSVIQGGDGGMEYAMATLITGKRKFGSLAGVTAHELAHSWFQHILATNESKHEWMDEGFTTFISTLAMNEVMQENKENPLEGTYKGYFNLVNSGKEQPQTTHADRYDLNFAYGIAAYSKGSIFLSQLGYIIGQDKLMETIRKYYEDFKFKHPIPNDIKRTAEKVSGMELDWYLTDWTQTTNTIDYGITDVKDNAGKTEVSMVRTGAMPMPLDILVIYEDGTKETFYAPLRMMRGEKENPYEDINRTVLKDWPWAQSNYSFTINKPVARIKAVVIDPSQLMADVNQEDNVWQNTAE